From Nicotiana tabacum cultivar K326 chromosome 20, ASM71507v2, whole genome shotgun sequence, one genomic window encodes:
- the LOC107773632 gene encoding LOW QUALITY PROTEIN: LEAF RUST 10 DISEASE-RESISTANCE LOCUS RECEPTOR-LIKE PROTEIN KINASE-like 1.1 (The sequence of the model RefSeq protein was modified relative to this genomic sequence to represent the inferred CDS: inserted 4 bases in 3 codons; deleted 2 bases in 1 codon; substituted 1 base at 1 genomic stop codon), translated as MALASSFVCFFLSLLLIFVQANGLTNSTCRKSFSCGNLTDLSFPFSLSTQSDCGIMSISGCDAKPFPRIQLLPGGDWYYALQKPFNYTVLLADAKLNTMLTQHKCQAFNNKFSLPDSPSISFTTLSLHNFFKCSSNSNNTPYITQKMSAHFNDYEVYDSCDGFTIYYKLDGADEEDILADDLTASCSLIKLPIDPRSYDGDLFNLLVPYFLVEWKLSDDCYHCHYGGDGGQCHADKTNKFYCHKDAKTTKRRAVWLFLAAGFGGVGLALITCLVVYFIWCYQKRKFSPSRFLSTKKLSDIFKHDVEIGSIYFCVPVFSYSELEEATNDFNSSRVLGDGGFGTVYYGKLKDGRDVAVKRLYEHNCKRMEQFVNEIEILTRLRHNNLVTLYGCTSSRSRELLLVYEYILNGTLADHLHGQRAKQLSLAWPIRMNIAIETAGALAYLHASDVIHCDVKTSNILLDHNFSVKVADFGISRLFPNDVSHISTAPRGTPGYIDPKYHECYQLTSKSDVYSFGVVLVELISSMPAVDMNRHSQEINLANFAINKIVKCAFNELIDPSLGFDSDTKIWEMATSVAELAFLCLQTDRDVRPTMVEVLDILKEIQTSELDNEKRAKIVAVPPFPESENLLLSKQVKSLPSPNSLSDKWFTCSDITSTTSXSSIAPFFTVRTSCRRKLMPFFMILRNTMCKDFNVYYHHPSKTLGNSSAKISVKLPDHCSIIQLPIPLPTPSKLYASDLFELLTSNILLEWELSNDCHHCLEKGGKCLIGREHKFHCSKGKKEKSKLRMILAAVFSGVGLILVSSIVILSIWRYKRRKNDSTQLRRELEVESRYFGFQVPVFSYAELKEATNNFDSXNELGDGCFGTVYYGKLYDGREVAVKCLYEHNCKRMQQFINEIEILTXGCTSRRSRELLLVYEYIPNGTVADHLNGEGAVEGSLMWPIRMSIAVETASALAYLHASDVIHRDVKTNNILLDDFRVKVADFGLSRLFPNDVSHISTAPQGTPGCVDPEYHECYQLTDKSDVYSFGVVLIELISSMPAVDITRHKHEINLANLAINRIQRCAFDELIDPLLRFTSDTLVKRMIMSVAKLXVLDILRNIQSGKFQNEKTLETSASFNLIKSKGLLSFKISSSKPIGCKQFLRAIGLGKT; from the exons ATGGCTTTGGcttcttcttttgtttgtttttttctatctcttcttCTGATCTTTGTTCAGGCAAATGGTTTAACTAACTCTACTTGTCGAAAGTCCTTTTCATGCGGAAATCTTACTGACCTGAGCTTTCCTTTCTCTCTTTCCACACAATCTGACTGTGGAATAATGTCCATTTCTGGTTGTGATGCTAAACCATTTCCAAGAATCCAACTGCTTCCTGGAGGCGATTGGTACTATGCTTTACAGAAGCCGTTTAATTATACAGTTTTGCTTGCGGACGCCAAGCTTAATACCATGTTGACGCAACACAAGTGCCAGGCGTTTAACAATAAATTCTCCCTTCCAGACTCCCCTTCTATTTCTTTCACTACGCTTTCGCTTCACAACTTCTTCAAATGCAGTAGCAACAGTAATAATACCCCATACATTACCCAGAAAATGAGTGCTCATTTCAATGATTATGAAGTGTACGATAGCTGTGATGGCTTCACCATATACTACAAGCTTGATGGAGCTGATGAAGAAGACATTCTAGCAGACGATCTTACTGCTAGCTGT TCGCTTATTAAATTGCCAATTGACCCGAGATCATATGATGGTGATTTGTTCAACTTGTTAGTTCCCTATTTTCTAGTAGAATGGAAACTATCTGATGACTGTTACCACTGCCACTATGGTGGAGATGGAGGTCAATGCCACGCTGATAAAACCAACAAATTTTATTGTCACAAAG ATGCAAAAACAACTAAAAGACGTGCAGTGTGGCTGTTTCTGGCAGCAG GTTTTGGTGGAGTTGGGTTGGCGCTGATAACTTGCTTAGTTGTGTACTTTATCTGGTGTTATCAGAAGAGGAAATTCAGTCCATCACGCTTTCTCTCAACAAAGAAATTGTCAGATATATTTAAACATGATGTTGAGATAGGCAGTATATACTTTTGTGTCCCAGTCTTCTCTTATTCAGAACTTGAAGAAGCTACAAATGATTTCAATTCCTCTAGAGTACTTGGAGATGGAGGTTTTGGAACTGTTTACTATG GAAAACTTAAGGATGGAAGAGACGTTGCTGTAAAGCGCCTTTACGAGCACAACTGCAAGCGAATGGAGCAGTTTGTAAATGAAATTGAGATCCTTACTAGACTAAGGCACAACAATCTTGTCACCCTCTATGGCTGCACTTCAAGCCGAAGCCGTGAACTACTCCTTGTCTATGAATATATTCTTAATGGAACTCTTGCTGATCATCTCCATGGTCAAAGAGCGAAGCAGCTATCACTCGCGTGGCCAATTCGCATGAACATTGCTATAGAAACTGCTGGTGCATTGGCTTACTTGCATGCTTCTGACGTAATACACTGCGATGTCAAGACTAGTAACATACTCCTTGATCACAATTTTAGTGttaaagttgcagattttgggatTTCAAGGCTCTTCCCAAATGATGTCTCTCATATTTCAACTGCACCGCGGGGAACCCCTGGCTATATTGATCCAAAGTATCACGAATGTTACCAGCTGACTAGTAAAAGCGATGTTTATAGCTTCGGGGTGGTCCTTGTCGAGCTCATTTCATCAATGCCAGCTGTGGACATGAATAGGCATAGCCAAGAGATTAATTTGGCTAACTTTGCAATAAACAAGATAGTAAAATGTGCATTTAACGAGTTGATCGATCCATCCCTGGGGTTCGATTCAGATACCAAGATATGGGAAATGGCGACTTCAGTGGCAGAGCTGGCTTTTCTATGCTTGCAGACAGATAGGGATGTGAGGCCTACTATGGTTGAAGTTCTGGATATTCTAAAGGAGATTCAGACTAGTGAACTTGACAATGAGAAGAGAGCTAAAATAGTAGCAGTTCCTCCTTTCCCTGAATCAGAAAATTTGTTATTGTCGAAGCAAGTCAAATCCCTACCTTCACCAAATTCTTTGAGTGATAAATGGTTTACTTGCTCTGATATAACTAGTACAACTAGTTAAAGTTCTATAGCCCCTTTCTTTACAGTCAGGACATCATGCAGAAGAAAACTGATGCCTTTTTTCATGATTTTGAGAAATACAATGTGTAAAGATTTCAATGTCTATTATCACCATCCCAGTAAAACATTGGGAAATTCTAGTGCTAAGATAAGTGTCAAACTTCCAGATCACTGTTCAATAATACAATTGCCAATTCCTTTGCCTACACCATCTAAACTATATGCTAGTGACTTGTTTGAACTGTTGACTTCTAATATTCTGCTAGAATGGGAGTTGTCCAATGATTGTCATCACTGTCTTGAGAAAGGAGGGAAATGCCTGATCGGTCGCGAACACAAATTTCATTGTTCCAAAG gaaaaaaagaaaaaagtaagcTGAGAATGATTCTGGCTGCAG TTTTTAGTGGAGTTGGTTTGATCCTAGTATCTTCCATTGTCATCCTTTCTATATGGCGTTACAAGAGAAGGAAGAATGATTCTACACAACTTCGTCGGGAGCTTGAGGTAGAGAGCAGATATTTTGGATTTCAGGTTCCAGTTTTTTCCTATGCTGAACTTAAAGAAGCCACCAATAATTTTGATT TCAATGAGCTTGGAGATGGATGTTTTGGGACTGTATATTATG GAAAACTATATGATGGAAGAGAAGTTGCAGTAAAATGCCTATATGAGCACAACTGCAAGAGAATGCAACAGTTCATAAATGAAATCGAAATTCTTAC CGGCTGCACATCAAGACGAAGCCGTGAACTTCTCCTTGTTTATGAATACATTCCTAATGGAACAGTTGCTGATCATCTCAACGGCGAAGGAGCAGTAGAGGGATCGCTCATGTGGCCCATCCGTATGAGTATTGCAGTAGAAACAGCCAGTGCATTGGCCTACCTGCATGCTTCTGATGTAATACACCGCGATGTGAAGACTAATAACATTCTTCTTGACGACTTTCGTGtcaaagttgcagattttgggctGTCAAGACTTTTCCCTAATGACGTTTCTCACATATCCACTGCTCCTCAAGGGACTCCTGGATGCGTCGATCCTGAGTATCATGAATGTTATCAACTTACTGACAAAAGTGATGTTTATAGTTTCGGGGTTGTCCTTATCGAGCTGATATCATCAATGCCAGCTGTGGACATAACTAGGCATAAGCACGAGATCAATTTGGCTAACTTGGCGATAAACAGGATACAAAGATGTGCATTTGATGAACTGATTGATCCATTGCTCAGGTTTACATCAGATACACTTGTTAAGAGAATGATCATGTCTGTCGCGAAGC AAGTATTGGACattttgagaaatattcagaGTGGAAAATTCCAAAATGAGAAGACATTAGAGACTAGTGCTAGTTTTAACTTAATCAAGTCTAAGGGTTTGCTCTCTTTCAAGATCTCAAGTTCGAAACCCATTGGATGCAAACAATTTTTGAGggccatcggactgggtaaaacctga
- the LOC107773631 gene encoding LEAF RUST 10 DISEASE-RESISTANCE LOCUS RECEPTOR-LIKE PROTEIN KINASE-like 1.1 isoform X2 → MTLAYSFICLLLSLLLILVQATGRNDSICPKSFSCGENLTDLSFPFSLSTQPDCGIISISGCDAKSFPIIQLLPGGDWYYVLGKNNSSVWLSDPKLQMTLTQHKCQAFNNNFSLPNSPSISFTMLTLYNFFKCNSTSNNTPNITQKKNDTFAGYKMYNGCEGFSIYYKRLGDDKVKDIRADNLPDNCSLIRLPIHSLSSDGDLFHLLGPEVLVEWELSDDCYQCHYSGGQCQTDITNNFRCHKDANTTRRSMMGLILAAGLVMITCLVVYLILRYKKRKFSPSRFLSTKKFSDIFKHDFEGGSIFFGVPVFSYSELEEATNDFNSSRVLGDGGFGTVYYGKLKDGREVAVKRLYEHNCKRMEQFVNEIEILTRLRHNNLVTLYGCTSSRSRELLLVYEYILNGTLADHLHGRRAKQRSLAWPIRMNIAVETAGALAYLHASDVIHCDVKTNNILLDHNFSVKVADFGISRLFPNDVSHISTAPRGTPGYIDPKYHECYQLTSKSDVYSFGVVLVELISSMPAVDMNRHNQEINLANFAINKIVKCAFNELINPSLGFDSDTKIWEMTTSVAELAFLCLQTDRDMRPTMVEVLDTLKEIQTSEFDDEKKAKVVAAPPFPESEDILLLKQVKSLPSPNFVTDKWITCYDINNTK, encoded by the exons ATGACTTTGGCTTATTCTTTTATTTGCCTCCTTTTATCTCTTCTTCTGATCTTAGTTCAGGCAACGGGCAGAAATGATTCTATTTGTCCAAAGTCCTTTTCATGTGGTGAAAATCTTACTGACCTGAGCTTTCCTTTCTCTCTTTCCACACAACCGGACTGTGGAATAATTTCTATTTCTGGCTGTGATGCTAAATCATTTCCAATAATCCAACTGCTTCCTGGAGGAGATTGGTACTATGTTTTAGGGAAGAATAATTCATCAGTTTGGCTTAGCGACCCGAAGCTTCAAATGACGTTGACACAACACAAGTGCCAGGCTTTTAACAACAATTTCTCCCTTCCGAACTCTCCTTCTATTTCTTTTACTATGCTTACGCTTTATAACTTCTTCAAATGCAACAGCACCAGCAATAATACGCCAAATATTACCCAGAAGAAGAATGACACTTTCGCTGGTTATAAAATGTACAATGGATGTGAAGGCTTTAGCATATACTACAAGCGTCTCGGAGATGATAAAGTTAAAGACATTCGAGCTGACAATCTTCCTGACAACTGTTCACTTATCAGATTGCCAATTCACTCACTATCAAGTGATGGAGATTTGTTCCACTTGTTAGGTCCCGAAGTTCTAGTAGAATGGGAACTGTCTGATGACTGTTACCAATGTCACTATAGTGGAGGTCAATGCCAGACTGATATTACCAACAACTTTCGTTGTCACAAAG ATGCAAACACAACTAGAAGAAGTATGATGGGGCTGATTCTGGCAGCAG GATTGGTGATGATAACTTGTTTAGTTGTCTACCTTATCTTGCGTTACAAGAAGAGGAAATTTAGTCCATCCCGCTTCCTCTCAACAAAGAAATTCTCAGATATATTTAAGCATGATTTCGAAGGAGGCAGTATATTCTTTGGTGTTCCAGTCTTCTCTTATTCAGAACTTGAAGAAGCCACAAATGATTTCAATTCCTCTAGAGTACTTGGAGATGGAGGTTTTGGAACTGTTTACTATG GAAAACTTAAGGATGGAAGAGAGGTTGCTGTAAAGCGCCTTTACGAGCACAACTGCAAGCGAATGGAGCAGTTTGTAAATGAAATTGAGATCCTTACTAGACTAAGGCACAACAATCTAGTCACCCTCTATGGCTGCACTTCAAGCCGAAGCCGTGAACTACTCCTTGTCTATGAATATATTCTTAATGGAACTCTTGCTGATCATCTCCATGGTCGCAGAGCGAAGCAACGATCACTCGCGTGGCCAATCCGCATGAACATTGCTGTAGAAACTGCTGGTGCATTGGCTTACTTGCATGCATCTGACGTAATACACTGCGATGTCAAGACTAATAACATACTCCTTGATCACAATTTTAGTGttaaagttgcagattttgggatTTCAAGGCTCTTCCCAAATGATGTCTCTCATATTTCAACTGCACCCCGTGGAACCCCTGGCTATATTGATCCAAAGTATCATGAATGTTACCAGCTGACTAGTAAAAGTGATGTTTATAGCTTCGGGGTGGTCCTTGTCGAGCTCATTTCATCAATGCCAGCTGTGGACATGAATAGGCATAACCAAGAGATTAATTTGGCTAACTTTGCAATAAACAAGATTGTAAAATGTGCATTTAACGAGTTGATCAATCCATCCCTGGGGTTCGATTCAGACACCAAGATTTGGGAAATGACTACTTCTGTGGCAGAGTTGGCTTTTCTATGCTTGCAGACAGATAGGGACATGAGGCCTACTATGGTTGAAGTTTTGGATACTCTAAAGGAGATTCAGACTAGTGAATTTGATGATGAGAAGAAAGCTAAAGTAGTAGCAGCTCCTCCTTTCCCTGAATCAGAAGATATTTTATTATTGAAGCAAGTCAAATCACTACCTTCACCAAATTTTGTAACTGATAAATGGATTACTTGCTATGATATAAATAATACAAAGTAG
- the LOC107773631 gene encoding LEAF RUST 10 DISEASE-RESISTANCE LOCUS RECEPTOR-LIKE PROTEIN KINASE-like 1.1 isoform X1 produces the protein MTLAYSFICLLLSLLLILVQATGRNDSICPKSFSCGENLTDLSFPFSLSTQPDCGIISISGCDAKSFPIIQLLPGGDWYYVLGKNNSSVWLSDPKLQMTLTQHKCQAFNNNFSLPNSPSISFTMLTLYNFFKCNSTSNNTPNITQKKNDTFAGYKMYNGCEGFSIYYKRLGDDKVKDIRADNLPDNCSLIRLPIHSLSSDGDLFHLLGPEVLVEWELSDDCYQCHYSGGQCQTDITNNFRCHKDANTTRRSMMGLILAAVFGGVGLVMITCLVVYLILRYKKRKFSPSRFLSTKKFSDIFKHDFEGGSIFFGVPVFSYSELEEATNDFNSSRVLGDGGFGTVYYGKLKDGREVAVKRLYEHNCKRMEQFVNEIEILTRLRHNNLVTLYGCTSSRSRELLLVYEYILNGTLADHLHGRRAKQRSLAWPIRMNIAVETAGALAYLHASDVIHCDVKTNNILLDHNFSVKVADFGISRLFPNDVSHISTAPRGTPGYIDPKYHECYQLTSKSDVYSFGVVLVELISSMPAVDMNRHNQEINLANFAINKIVKCAFNELINPSLGFDSDTKIWEMTTSVAELAFLCLQTDRDMRPTMVEVLDTLKEIQTSEFDDEKKAKVVAAPPFPESEDILLLKQVKSLPSPNFVTDKWITCYDINNTK, from the exons ATGACTTTGGCTTATTCTTTTATTTGCCTCCTTTTATCTCTTCTTCTGATCTTAGTTCAGGCAACGGGCAGAAATGATTCTATTTGTCCAAAGTCCTTTTCATGTGGTGAAAATCTTACTGACCTGAGCTTTCCTTTCTCTCTTTCCACACAACCGGACTGTGGAATAATTTCTATTTCTGGCTGTGATGCTAAATCATTTCCAATAATCCAACTGCTTCCTGGAGGAGATTGGTACTATGTTTTAGGGAAGAATAATTCATCAGTTTGGCTTAGCGACCCGAAGCTTCAAATGACGTTGACACAACACAAGTGCCAGGCTTTTAACAACAATTTCTCCCTTCCGAACTCTCCTTCTATTTCTTTTACTATGCTTACGCTTTATAACTTCTTCAAATGCAACAGCACCAGCAATAATACGCCAAATATTACCCAGAAGAAGAATGACACTTTCGCTGGTTATAAAATGTACAATGGATGTGAAGGCTTTAGCATATACTACAAGCGTCTCGGAGATGATAAAGTTAAAGACATTCGAGCTGACAATCTTCCTGACAACTGTTCACTTATCAGATTGCCAATTCACTCACTATCAAGTGATGGAGATTTGTTCCACTTGTTAGGTCCCGAAGTTCTAGTAGAATGGGAACTGTCTGATGACTGTTACCAATGTCACTATAGTGGAGGTCAATGCCAGACTGATATTACCAACAACTTTCGTTGTCACAAAG ATGCAAACACAACTAGAAGAAGTATGATGGGGCTGATTCTGGCAGCAG TTTTTGGTGGAGTAGGATTGGTGATGATAACTTGTTTAGTTGTCTACCTTATCTTGCGTTACAAGAAGAGGAAATTTAGTCCATCCCGCTTCCTCTCAACAAAGAAATTCTCAGATATATTTAAGCATGATTTCGAAGGAGGCAGTATATTCTTTGGTGTTCCAGTCTTCTCTTATTCAGAACTTGAAGAAGCCACAAATGATTTCAATTCCTCTAGAGTACTTGGAGATGGAGGTTTTGGAACTGTTTACTATG GAAAACTTAAGGATGGAAGAGAGGTTGCTGTAAAGCGCCTTTACGAGCACAACTGCAAGCGAATGGAGCAGTTTGTAAATGAAATTGAGATCCTTACTAGACTAAGGCACAACAATCTAGTCACCCTCTATGGCTGCACTTCAAGCCGAAGCCGTGAACTACTCCTTGTCTATGAATATATTCTTAATGGAACTCTTGCTGATCATCTCCATGGTCGCAGAGCGAAGCAACGATCACTCGCGTGGCCAATCCGCATGAACATTGCTGTAGAAACTGCTGGTGCATTGGCTTACTTGCATGCATCTGACGTAATACACTGCGATGTCAAGACTAATAACATACTCCTTGATCACAATTTTAGTGttaaagttgcagattttgggatTTCAAGGCTCTTCCCAAATGATGTCTCTCATATTTCAACTGCACCCCGTGGAACCCCTGGCTATATTGATCCAAAGTATCATGAATGTTACCAGCTGACTAGTAAAAGTGATGTTTATAGCTTCGGGGTGGTCCTTGTCGAGCTCATTTCATCAATGCCAGCTGTGGACATGAATAGGCATAACCAAGAGATTAATTTGGCTAACTTTGCAATAAACAAGATTGTAAAATGTGCATTTAACGAGTTGATCAATCCATCCCTGGGGTTCGATTCAGACACCAAGATTTGGGAAATGACTACTTCTGTGGCAGAGTTGGCTTTTCTATGCTTGCAGACAGATAGGGACATGAGGCCTACTATGGTTGAAGTTTTGGATACTCTAAAGGAGATTCAGACTAGTGAATTTGATGATGAGAAGAAAGCTAAAGTAGTAGCAGCTCCTCCTTTCCCTGAATCAGAAGATATTTTATTATTGAAGCAAGTCAAATCACTACCTTCACCAAATTTTGTAACTGATAAATGGATTACTTGCTATGATATAAATAATACAAAGTAG